CAGCACTTTAATTTGCAGAAATTTGTTTCGGCAACAAATCAAAACTTTCAGAAGAAATGCCAAGAATTCCAAATTTTCATTGAGGAAAATATCTCCAACCCAGCAAACACTGTCAAACACAACTACTTACATGATCCAATTCTCCTTAGGGAGCTGTGTGAcagaagttttttattttttattttggaagagTTGAAAGAGAGCGGAATCatgttcttttaatcttttctcAGCTGCCTTTAAACATGTGCTATATTGTGATTTCCTTCTAAACAACTCTATGAATCCATGATTGGCATATAGACCTACTGTACCATTTGAAGGTTTTTCTTGTCTTGTTCACAGAAGCTGGTAATGAAATAAGAGACCACCAGAAAGTCAACCAGGATTGTTTAGAAAAACAGACCTTTCAAACTAGCAGAAAATCATCGTCATGGATTAGGTGTGGACCTTCAACAAGAAAATTGACCCTTTCAAGATGCAGAAAGGGAGAAAAGAATCACTGATTTTGTTTATGCAGGGCGGTAACTAACTGATAGCGACTGaagaaatgtaaaataaacaCAGCACTTTTTCAGTACACATAACCTTCCATGCACTCCTAGGACATTATGCTTTCAAAATCTTCATGAACTAATGCTACAAAATTAGCTCTGCAGTGCCAAACCAAAAATGACAGCCTTTGTCTATGCCATCATCATTGCATTGGTCTCTTCTTTTGATTCTTTTTCGCATGCTTATTCTGACAATAGAAAatttggaggaggaggatgtGAGGCAGTGGCTCTCTTGACATGGAAAGCTAGCTTTGAAAATCACAGCCAATCTCTCCTGTCATCATGGAATGGAAGTGATCATTGCAATTGGGCTGGAATTGGTTGCAATAAGGCCAGTAGAGTCATCCATGTAGACCTTGAGAACTTTGGTTTGAGAGGTAAGCTTTCCACTTTAAGCTTTGCTTCCTTTCCTCATCTCCTCAGCCTTGACCTTTCAAACAACTCATTCTACGGGACCATCCCTCCAGCGATTGGTAGCCTTTCGAGACTCACGGACCTTAACTTGTCCAACAATCTTCTTTCAGGAGTGATCCCATCAGAAATGGGAATGCTCAGTTCTCTCAGCGAACTCTCTTTGCAATCTAACCAACTCATGGGTTCAATACCTCCATCTCTAGGAAAGTTGGGTAATACGACTGTATTATGCCTTTTCGGAAACCAACTTTCTGGACCCATTCTGGAACAAATTGGGATGCTTACATCTCTTATTGATCTCGACCTATCTGAAAACAATCTCACAGGTTCTATCTCTACTTCTATAGGAAGCTTGTGCAACCTGATCAGTCTATACCTTGATGACAACCACCTCTCAGGATGTATCCCTTCCACTATTGGGAACTTGACGAGCCTCAAAGTGTTGTCTTTGCATCTAAATCAACTATCATGCTCAATCCCCCCTGAATTAGGAAAGCTGAGCTCCCTTACTAATCTAAGATTGTCAGCTAACAAACTCATTGGCTCTCTTCCTCTGGAGTTGGACAACCTTACGCATTTGGAGAACTTCGATATATGTTACAACAAGCTCACAGGTCATCTACCAAAGAATCTATGCCTCGGCGGATCACTTGAAAGTTTGCTTGCATTCCACAACTCCTTAATAGGTCGTATCCCTAAAAGCTTGATGAATTGCACAAGCTTATGCCATGTAAGGCTTAATCGAAACGAACTCACGGGAAACATATCAAAAGATTTTGGCTTACTCCCAAACATGTATTATATTGACCTGAGTTATAATTTTTTCTATGGAGAGCTTTCTATGAACTGGGGGAAGTCCTATAACTTGACTCTCCTCAGGATCTCCGACAATGAACTTTCTGGACAGATATTGCCTGATCTTGCAGGTGCAACTCAGTTACAAGTACTTGACCTCTCTTCAAATCATCTAGTCGGGGAGATTCCAAGTACGTTGGGGAAGTTGATTTCATTGTTTGATCTAAATCTAAGAGGGAACAAACTTTCCGGAAACATTCCAGCAGAAATTGGCAGCCTATGTAAGTTGCAACATCTTGACTTGGCAGGAAACAATCTTAGTGGGTTGATTCCAAGGCAGTTGGGGCAAAGTGTGAATCTAATTAAGTTGAGATTGAGCAGAAATTCACTGACAAAGGCTATTCCAATAGAAATAGGCCAACTACGTTTTCTTCAGAATCTTGACCTTGGAAACAATTCATTAACAGGTGAGATACCACAACAGACGGGAAATTTGCAAAGCTTAGAGATATTAAATCTCTCCCACAATAGGCTATCTGGTTCTATCCCATCCTCTTTCAGTGGAATGTCAAGTTTGACATTTGTTGATATATCTTACAATCACTTGGAGGTCCTCTGCCCGAAACCCGAGTCTTTCAACATGCCCCATTTGAGACATACAGAGATAATGATGGATTATGTGGCAATCAAACTGGTTTAATGCAATGCTCACCTATAATGAACAATGGGGCTAAAGGCCATACCAAAGTTGTGCTTTCGGTGGTAGGCTCTGTGTTAGGCATTTTGTTACTCCTAGGTGTTgcgattttgtttgttttttccaaaagaatGGGCAACAAAGAAAGTGAGCCCAGAAGAGGAACTACTGAAAACTTGTTTGTGATATGGAGCTATGATGGGAAACTGGTTTATGAAAACATCATTGAAGCAACGGAGGACTTTAATGCCAAACATTGCATAGGTGTGGGAAGACAAGGCATGGTGTATAAAGCTGAGTTTCCTAGTGGTCAAGTTGTTGCAGTGAAGAAACTTCATACTTTGCAAGATGGAGAGTTGGCTAATCTATCTAGTTTTACTACGGAGATACGTGCGTTGACAGAGATAAGACATCGGAATATCATAAGGCTCTATGGATTTTGTTCTCATCCACGACACTCGTTGTTGGTTTATGAGTTCTTGGAAAGGGGGAGCTTGCT
The sequence above is drawn from the Rhododendron vialii isolate Sample 1 chromosome 6a, ASM3025357v1 genome and encodes:
- the LOC131328591 gene encoding MDIS1-interacting receptor like kinase 2-like yields the protein MTAFVYAIIIALVSSFDSFSHAYSDNRKFGGGGCEAVALLTWKASFENHSQSLLSSWNGSDHCNWAGIGCNKASRVIHVDLENFGLRGKLSTLSFASFPHLLSLDLSNNSFYGTIPPAIGSLSRLTDLNLSNNLLSGVIPSEMGMLSSLSELSLQSNQLMGSIPPSLGKLGNTTVLCLFGNQLSGPILEQIGMLTSLIDLDLSENNLTGSISTSIGSLCNLISLYLDDNHLSGCIPSTIGNLTSLKVLSLHLNQLSCSIPPELGKLSSLTNLRLSANKLIGSLPLELDNLTHLENFDICYNKLTGHLPKNLCLGGSLESLLAFHNSLIGRIPKSLMNCTSLCHVRLNRNELTGNISKDFGLLPNMYYIDLSYNFFYGELSMNWGKSYNLTLLRISDNELSGQILPDLAGATQLQVLDLSSNHLVGEIPSTLGKLISLFDLNLRGNKLSGNIPAEIGSLCKLQHLDLAGNNLSGLIPRQLGQSVNLIKLRLSRNSLTKAIPIEIGQLRFLQNLDLGNNSLTGEIPQQTGNLQSLEILNLSHNRLSGSIPSSFSGMSSLTFVDISYNHLEVLCPKPESFNMPHLRHTEIMMDYVAIKLV